AAAAAAGTAAGCCAGCTTTGAATAAGGTATCGGTTGAGATTAAACCTGGAACTCTAACAGCGTTAGTTGGCCCAAACGGCGCTGGTAAATCAACTCTTTTGAGAATATTGCAAGGACAAAATACTCCAGATAAAGGCGAAATAAAAATTGATGGTGAAAATTTATATAGATCTAGAGCTCTTGTGGCACTTATGCCTCAAAGAAGTTCTATGAATTGGAAGTTCCCCATTACAGTTGAAAAATTGGTATCTCTTGGTCAAATAAAGTATTCAAAATCAAGAAGTAATAACCCCTTTCAAATTAAGACTCTTCTAGCATATCCTAATTCTTGGATTAATAAATGTTGTGAATTAGAGGCAACAATGCAAAGAGTAGGCATTGCAAATTTGGCTAATAGAAGACTCGATTCTCTTTCAGGAGGACAGCAGCAAAGAGCTCTATTAGCAAAAACTCTTATGTCCCCTGCAAAAATATTTCTTTTAGATGAACCTTGTGCAGCTTTGGACCCACCTGCAAAGGAAGATTTTCTAAAAATTGTTCGTCAACTTGCGGATGCGGGACTTTCTTTGCTCGTAAGTAGCCATGATTGGGGCGAGTCTTTAAATAAATATGATCAAGTAATCGTACTTGATAAAAGTGTTTTGGCAGTTGGTAGTCCTGACCAAATAAAAGATAAATTAGAGGCTATAAACATTAGCTCTATAAACGAAAATAATTTCTGTGATTAGAAAATG
The Prochlorococcus marinus str. GP2 genome window above contains:
- a CDS encoding ABC transporter ATP-binding protein produces the protein MATLVAENLTFAYTKKSKPALNKVSVEIKPGTLTALVGPNGAGKSTLLRILQGQNTPDKGEIKIDGENLYRSRALVALMPQRSSMNWKFPITVEKLVSLGQIKYSKSRSNNPFQIKTLLAYPNSWINKCCELEATMQRVGIANLANRRLDSLSGGQQQRALLAKTLMSPAKIFLLDEPCAALDPPAKEDFLKIVRQLADAGLSLLVSSHDWGESLNKYDQVIVLDKSVLAVGSPDQIKDKLEAINISSINENNFCD